The following are encoded together in the Streptomyces rapamycinicus NRRL 5491 genome:
- the rodA gene encoding rod shape-determining protein RodA translates to MSASTHGYSVRRFTPERGAWSKLMARDSVVRRLDWVLLLTALALSAIGGALVYSATRNRTELNQGDPYYFLVRHALNTGIGLLLAIGTIWLGHRTLRGAVPVLYGLSVILVLAVLTPLGSTINGAHAWIVVGGGFSLQPGEFAKITIILGMAMLLAARVDAGDRLNPDHRTVVQALGLAGLPIAIVLLMPDLGSVMVMAMIVLAVLLSSGASNRWIAGLILTAVVGALLVWQLHVLDQYQIDRFAAFANPALDPAGVGYNTNQARIAIGSGGLTGKGLFHGTQTTGQFVPEQQTDFVFTVAGEELGFLGAGLIILLLGVVLWRACRIARDTTELYGTVVAAGIIAWFAFQAFENIGMTLGIMPVAGLPLPFVSYGGSSMFAVWIAIGLLQSIRVQRPVSA, encoded by the coding sequence ATGAGCGCGTCCACGCATGGTTACTCCGTCCGCCGCTTCACCCCGGAGCGCGGCGCCTGGAGCAAGCTCATGGCGCGCGACTCGGTCGTCCGCCGCCTCGACTGGGTGCTGCTGCTCACCGCGCTGGCCCTGTCCGCGATCGGCGGGGCGCTCGTCTACTCCGCCACCCGCAACCGCACCGAGCTCAACCAGGGCGATCCGTACTACTTCCTGGTCCGGCACGCCCTCAACACCGGCATTGGGCTGCTGCTCGCCATCGGCACCATCTGGCTGGGCCATCGCACCCTGCGCGGCGCGGTCCCGGTCCTCTACGGGCTGTCCGTCATCCTCGTCCTCGCCGTGCTCACCCCGCTGGGCTCGACGATCAACGGCGCCCACGCGTGGATCGTGGTCGGCGGCGGCTTCTCCCTGCAGCCGGGTGAGTTCGCCAAGATCACGATCATCCTGGGGATGGCGATGCTGCTGGCCGCGCGCGTGGACGCGGGCGATCGGCTCAACCCCGACCACCGCACCGTCGTCCAGGCGCTCGGCCTGGCCGGGCTGCCCATCGCGATCGTGCTGCTGATGCCGGACCTCGGTTCGGTGATGGTCATGGCGATGATCGTGCTCGCCGTGCTGCTCTCCTCCGGCGCGTCCAACCGCTGGATCGCGGGGCTCATCCTCACAGCCGTGGTGGGCGCGCTGCTCGTCTGGCAGCTGCACGTCCTCGACCAGTACCAGATCGACCGCTTCGCCGCCTTCGCCAACCCCGCGCTCGATCCGGCCGGGGTCGGCTACAACACCAACCAGGCGCGGATCGCGATCGGCTCGGGCGGGCTCACCGGCAAGGGGCTCTTCCACGGCACCCAGACCACCGGCCAGTTCGTCCCCGAGCAGCAGACCGACTTCGTCTTCACGGTCGCGGGCGAGGAGCTGGGCTTCCTCGGCGCGGGCCTGATCATCCTGCTGCTGGGGGTCGTGCTCTGGCGCGCCTGCCGGATCGCGCGCGACACCACGGAGCTGTACGGGACCGTCGTCGCGGCCGGGATCATCGCCTGGTTCGCCTTCCAGGCGTTCGAGAACATCGGGATGACGCTGGGCATCATGCCGGTTGCCGGTCTGCCGCTGCCGTTCGTCTCCTACGGCGGGTCCTCGATGTTCGCCGTATGGATCGCGATCGGGCTGCTCCAGTCCATCCGGGTGCAGAGGCCCGTCTCCGCATAG
- the ndk gene encoding nucleoside-diphosphate kinase yields the protein MSQRTLVLLKPDAVRRGLVGEILGRIEKKAGWTISALELRQLEREVLEQHYAEHVGKPFYEPLVEFMASGPAVALVVEGERVIEGVRALAGPTDPIAAAPGSIRGDFGTIVRENLIHASDSAESAEREIKIFFPGLA from the coding sequence GTGAGCCAGCGCACGCTCGTCCTGCTCAAGCCCGACGCCGTCCGACGCGGACTGGTGGGCGAGATTCTGGGGCGGATCGAGAAGAAGGCGGGCTGGACGATCAGCGCCCTCGAACTGCGTCAGCTGGAGCGTGAGGTCCTGGAGCAGCACTACGCCGAGCATGTCGGCAAGCCGTTCTACGAGCCGCTGGTGGAGTTCATGGCCTCCGGTCCGGCCGTTGCGCTGGTGGTCGAGGGCGAGCGGGTGATCGAGGGCGTCCGGGCGCTGGCCGGGCCGACCGACCCGATCGCCGCGGCGCCGGGCTCCATCCGTGGCGATTTCGGCACCATCGTTCGGGAAAATCTGATCCATGCCTCCGACTCGGCGGAGTCCGCCGAACGGGAAATCAAGATTTTCTTTCCTGGGCTCGCCTGA
- a CDS encoding rod shape-determining protein: protein MSFIGRDMAVDLGTANTLVYVRGRGIVLNEPSVVAINTNTGGILAVGAEAKKMIGRTPGNIVAVRPLKDGVIADFEITERMLRYFILKIHKRRYLARPRVVVCVPSGITGVERRAVIEASTQAGARQVHIIEEPMAAAIGSGLPVHEATGNMVVDIGGGTTEVAVISLGGIVTAQSIRVAGDELDNAIIQHIKKEYSLLLGERTAENIKITIGSAYEGDEEEHTEIRGRDLVSGLPKTVVISAAEVRKAMEEPVNSIVDAVKTTLDKCPPELSGDVMDRGIVLTGGGALLRGLDERLRRETGMPIHIAEDPLDSVALGSGKCVEEFEALQQVLDAQPRR from the coding sequence ATGTCGTTCATCGGCCGTGACATGGCTGTCGACCTCGGGACCGCCAACACGCTGGTGTACGTCAGGGGCCGCGGGATCGTCCTCAACGAGCCATCCGTCGTCGCCATCAACACAAACACCGGCGGAATTCTCGCCGTGGGCGCCGAGGCGAAGAAGATGATCGGCCGCACCCCTGGCAACATCGTCGCTGTGCGTCCGCTCAAGGACGGCGTTATCGCCGACTTCGAGATCACCGAGCGGATGTTGCGGTACTTCATCCTCAAGATCCATAAGCGACGGTATCTCGCCCGGCCCCGAGTGGTCGTCTGTGTGCCGTCCGGTATCACCGGGGTTGAGCGCCGTGCCGTCATCGAGGCGTCCACCCAGGCGGGCGCCCGTCAGGTGCACATCATCGAGGAACCCATGGCCGCGGCCATCGGCTCCGGCCTTCCGGTCCATGAGGCCACCGGCAACATGGTCGTGGACATCGGCGGCGGAACCACCGAGGTCGCCGTCATCTCGTTGGGCGGCATCGTCACCGCGCAGTCCATCCGGGTGGCGGGCGATGAGCTGGACAACGCGATCATCCAGCACATCAAGAAGGAGTACAGCCTGCTGCTCGGCGAGCGCACCGCCGAGAACATCAAGATCACCATCGGCTCGGCGTACGAGGGCGACGAGGAGGAGCACACCGAGATCCGCGGCCGTGACCTCGTCAGCGGCCTCCCCAAGACCGTGGTGATCTCCGCCGCCGAGGTCCGCAAGGCCATGGAGGAGCCGGTCAACTCGATCGTCGACGCGGTCAAGACCACCCTCGACAAGTGCCCCCCGGAGCTCTCCGGCGACGTCATGGACCGCGGCATCGTGCTCACCGGCGGCGGTGCGCTGCTGCGCGGCCTGGACGAGCGGCTGCGCCGCGAGACCGGGATGCCGATCCACATCGCCGAGGACCCGCTGGACTCCGTCGCACTCGGGTCCGGCAAGTGCGTGGAGGAGTTCGAGGCGCTCCAGCAGGTGCTGGACGCCCAGCCCCGCAGATGA
- a CDS encoding DUF4233 domain-containing protein, which produces MRTLCASTLIGEFFVIGFAGLVAMKTSGLSTGTVWTVSGIAMGLCVLLCGLLSRPGAVQIGWALQIGLVLSGFVVPTMFFLGAVFAALWWASVHFGRKVDEAKARFAASSAASPDAA; this is translated from the coding sequence ATGCGAACGCTGTGCGCTTCCACCCTCATCGGTGAGTTCTTCGTGATCGGCTTCGCCGGGCTGGTCGCGATGAAGACGTCCGGGCTTTCCACGGGCACCGTCTGGACGGTCAGCGGAATCGCCATGGGGCTGTGTGTGCTGCTGTGCGGGCTGCTGAGCCGTCCGGGTGCGGTGCAGATCGGCTGGGCCCTGCAGATCGGGCTGGTGCTGAGCGGTTTCGTGGTGCCCACCATGTTCTTCCTCGGGGCGGTCTTCGCCGCGCTGTGGTGGGCCTCGGTCCACTTCGGCCGCAAGGTCGACGAGGCCAAGGCGCGGTTCGCCGCGTCCTCGGCCGCCTCACCTGACGCTGCGTGA
- the mreC gene encoding rod shape-determining protein MreC, giving the protein MRDTRESRLLLVLLVAIAFALITVDIRGGEDSPLDGARHAAASVFGPVEDGVASAVDPVGNAVAAVRESGDRHDRVRRLEEENTKLKQRLGNNARDRARSAELDKLLKTAGAGQYGIKGAQVIGIGAAQGFSWTVTIDMGSSDGIRRDMTVINGDGLVGRVTTVGSSTATVLLAIDPDFTVGTRMEGSGELGFATGRGDRSLHVQLLNGKARIKKGDRMVTFGSQADKPFVPGVPVGKVVGVDPTGGDLTRTLRVRPYVRFSKLDIVGVVVQPPRANPRDSVLPPKPAKPKPTPTVTVTANPSATATSPAANRS; this is encoded by the coding sequence GTGAGGGACACACGAGAGAGCCGGCTGCTCCTGGTGCTGCTGGTCGCCATCGCGTTCGCGCTGATCACGGTGGATATCCGCGGCGGCGAGGACTCACCCCTCGACGGCGCCCGGCACGCCGCCGCTTCCGTCTTCGGGCCCGTGGAGGACGGCGTCGCCTCCGCCGTGGACCCGGTCGGCAACGCGGTCGCGGCCGTACGGGAATCCGGTGACCGGCACGACCGGGTCCGCCGGCTGGAGGAGGAGAACACCAAGCTCAAGCAGCGGCTCGGCAACAACGCCCGCGACCGTGCCCGCTCCGCCGAGCTCGACAAGCTGCTCAAGACCGCCGGCGCCGGTCAGTACGGCATCAAGGGCGCCCAGGTCATCGGCATCGGCGCCGCCCAGGGCTTCTCCTGGACCGTCACCATCGACATGGGCAGCAGCGACGGCATCCGCCGCGACATGACCGTCATCAACGGCGACGGGCTGGTCGGCCGGGTCACCACCGTCGGCTCCTCGACGGCCACCGTGCTGCTCGCGATCGACCCGGACTTCACCGTCGGCACCCGTATGGAGGGATCGGGCGAGCTCGGTTTCGCCACCGGGCGCGGCGACCGCTCGCTCCATGTGCAGCTCCTCAACGGCAAGGCCCGGATCAAGAAGGGCGACCGGATGGTCACCTTCGGCTCTCAGGCGGACAAGCCGTTCGTCCCCGGCGTCCCGGTCGGCAAGGTCGTCGGCGTCGATCCCACCGGGGGCGATCTGACCCGCACGCTCCGGGTGCGCCCGTACGTCCGGTTCAGCAAGCTGGACATCGTCGGGGTCGTCGTCCAGCCGCCGCGGGCCAACCCGCGGGACAGCGTGCTCCCGCCAAAGCCCGCGAAGCCCAAGCCGACGCCCACGGTCACCGTCACGGCCAACCCCTCCGCCACCGCCACCAGCCCGGCCGCCAACAGGAGCTGA
- the folC gene encoding bifunctional tetrahydrofolate synthase/dihydrofolate synthase: MSEERPQNESDEFEEIVGAETDRDPDLAVIEAGSRTLRAQSGPPQGDGIPARPSDPEVDRALREVEGELARRWPETKLDPSLVRIESLMDILGSPQRAYPSIHITGTNGKTSTARMIESLLGAFELRTGRYTSPHVQSITERISLDGAPISAERFIETYQDIRPYIEMVDAQQEHRLSFFEVLTGMAYAAFADAPVDIAVVEVGMGGSWDATNVIDAGVAVIMPISLDHTDRLGTTPEQIAVEKAGIVKQDATVVLAQQPVEAASVVLKRAVEVDATVAREGMEFGVLSREVAVGGQLLTLRGLGGEYTDVFLPLHGAHQAHNAAMALAAVEAFFGVGSQHARPLDIDTIRSAFASVTSPGRMEVVRRSPTVVLDAAHNPAGARAAAAAVTESFDFSRLIGVVGASDGKDVRGLLEAFEPIFAEVVVTGNSSHRAMDPDELAAIAVEVFGSDRVQVEPRLDDALEAAITLAEEEGEYAGAGVLVTGSVITVGEARLLLGKG; the protein is encoded by the coding sequence GTGAGCGAGGAGCGCCCCCAGAACGAGTCCGACGAGTTCGAAGAGATCGTCGGAGCCGAGACCGACCGCGACCCCGATCTGGCGGTGATCGAGGCCGGCAGCCGGACGCTGCGTGCGCAGTCCGGGCCGCCGCAGGGAGACGGCATCCCGGCCCGCCCGTCCGACCCCGAGGTGGACCGCGCCCTGCGGGAGGTGGAGGGCGAGCTGGCCAGGCGCTGGCCGGAGACCAAGCTGGACCCGTCGCTGGTGCGGATCGAGTCGCTGATGGACATCCTCGGCTCGCCGCAGCGGGCCTATCCGTCGATCCACATCACCGGTACGAACGGCAAGACGAGCACCGCCCGCATGATCGAGTCGCTGCTGGGCGCCTTCGAGCTGCGCACCGGCCGGTACACCAGCCCCCATGTCCAGTCGATCACCGAGCGGATCAGTCTGGACGGGGCGCCGATCTCCGCCGAGCGGTTCATCGAGACGTACCAGGACATCCGGCCGTACATCGAGATGGTCGACGCCCAGCAGGAGCACCGGCTGTCCTTCTTCGAGGTGCTCACCGGCATGGCGTACGCGGCCTTCGCGGACGCGCCGGTGGACATCGCGGTGGTCGAGGTCGGCATGGGCGGCTCCTGGGACGCCACCAACGTGATCGACGCGGGCGTCGCGGTGATCATGCCGATCTCGCTGGACCACACCGACCGGCTCGGCACCACTCCGGAGCAGATCGCCGTCGAGAAGGCCGGCATAGTGAAGCAGGACGCGACCGTGGTGCTCGCGCAGCAGCCGGTGGAGGCCGCCTCCGTGGTGCTCAAGCGCGCGGTCGAGGTGGATGCCACGGTCGCCCGTGAGGGCATGGAGTTCGGCGTGCTGTCCCGGGAGGTGGCGGTCGGCGGCCAGCTGCTGACCCTGCGCGGCCTCGGCGGGGAGTACACCGATGTCTTCCTCCCGCTGCACGGCGCCCACCAGGCGCACAACGCGGCGATGGCGCTGGCGGCCGTGGAGGCGTTCTTCGGCGTCGGCTCCCAGCACGCCCGTCCGCTCGACATCGACACCATCCGCTCCGCCTTCGCCTCCGTGACCTCGCCCGGCCGGATGGAGGTCGTGCGCCGCAGCCCCACCGTGGTGCTGGACGCCGCGCACAACCCCGCGGGCGCCCGTGCCGCCGCCGCGGCGGTCACCGAGTCCTTCGACTTCAGCCGGCTGATCGGCGTGGTCGGCGCGAGTGACGGCAAGGACGTGCGCGGTCTGCTGGAAGCCTTCGAGCCGATCTTCGCCGAGGTCGTGGTGACCGGCAATTCCAGCCACCGCGCCATGGACCCGGACGAGCTGGCCGCGATCGCCGTCGAGGTCTTCGGCTCCGACCGGGTGCAGGTCGAGCCGCGGCTGGACGACGCTCTGGAGGCCGCCATCACCCTGGCGGAGGAAGAGGGCGAATACGCCGGAGCGGGCGTTCTGGTGACCGGGTCGGTGATCACGGTCGGCGAGGCCCGGCTCCTCCTGGGAAAGGGCTGA
- the mrdA gene encoding penicillin-binding protein 2: MSNIPETGRTSRVTIRLVGLQILVFSLLLTLGGRLWYLQIRNGDEYTAEAANNHVQQVVHPAVRGSILDARGVPLADNETRLVVSASRTELMKMPDDGKAVLTRLADVLGMKSKDVMDKVRLCDAKTPQPCWNGSPYQPIPITDEASAKQALQIREREEEFPGISAEPTAVRRYAAPAGSNAAQVLGYLSPVTDEQVKEAEHTKSPLLRSDQVGSNGLERQYDSELRGKAGVTRYEVDNLGRVIGQRESQRARPGDNVVTSIDSRVQAVAEKELDQAMRDARKQHDRNTGTNYKADSGAVVVMEAKTGRVVAMASNPTYDPNAWVGGISGKDYKQLTGKKSNYPLLNRAIQGQAAPGSIFKVVPTTAAINAGYSFNGPYPCTSSFNIGSQVFKNFESENYGGISLGRALEVSCDTVFYHLAYEQWKKDGGNKPKKKPGDWFYRTAHQFGLGKETGIDLPNEVTGRVPDRQWKKDYWKANKDAWCKTGKKDGNYGQRIAYENCLEGMKMRAGDSVNYSIGQGDTLVTPIQMATIYAAISNGGTLHDPTVGKAIVSPDGKDIQEIKPKAHGKLPMKGQTRDKIDSALAGVATRGTAAWRFQGWPQSKIPMHAKTGTAEVYGKQTTSWFATYTKDYTVVMTISQGGTGSGASGPAVRKIYNALYGVDAKGGIDKKKALLPQPQAELPKISSDGSIESQPLGKQFEAAARERRRGADS; this comes from the coding sequence ATGAGCAATATTCCTGAGACCGGACGGACCTCCCGGGTCACCATCCGGCTCGTCGGCCTCCAGATCCTGGTCTTCTCGCTGCTGCTGACCCTCGGCGGACGCCTGTGGTACCTCCAGATCCGCAACGGCGACGAGTACACCGCCGAAGCCGCCAACAACCACGTCCAGCAGGTCGTCCACCCCGCCGTGCGCGGTTCCATACTGGACGCCCGCGGGGTGCCGCTGGCCGACAACGAGACCCGTCTGGTGGTCTCGGCCAGCCGCACCGAGCTGATGAAGATGCCGGACGACGGCAAGGCCGTCCTCACCCGCCTCGCCGATGTCCTGGGCATGAAGTCCAAGGACGTCATGGACAAGGTCCGGCTGTGCGACGCCAAGACCCCGCAGCCCTGCTGGAACGGCTCCCCGTACCAGCCCATCCCGATCACCGACGAGGCCAGCGCCAAGCAGGCGCTCCAGATCCGCGAGCGCGAAGAGGAGTTCCCCGGCATCAGCGCCGAGCCCACCGCCGTGCGCCGCTACGCCGCGCCGGCCGGCTCCAACGCCGCCCAGGTGCTCGGCTATCTCTCCCCGGTCACCGATGAGCAGGTGAAGGAGGCCGAGCACACCAAGTCGCCCCTGCTCCGCTCCGACCAGGTCGGCAGTAACGGCCTCGAGCGCCAGTACGACAGCGAGCTGCGCGGCAAGGCGGGAGTGACCCGCTACGAGGTCGACAACCTCGGCCGGGTCATCGGCCAGCGGGAGAGCCAGCGGGCCCGCCCCGGCGACAACGTCGTCACCAGCATCGACTCGCGGGTCCAGGCCGTCGCGGAGAAGGAGCTGGACCAGGCGATGCGGGACGCCCGCAAGCAGCACGACCGGAACACCGGCACCAACTACAAGGCGGACTCCGGCGCGGTCGTGGTCATGGAGGCCAAGACCGGCCGGGTGGTGGCCATGGCGTCCAACCCGACGTACGACCCCAACGCCTGGGTCGGCGGCATCTCCGGCAAGGACTACAAGCAGCTCACCGGCAAGAAGTCCAACTACCCGCTGCTCAACCGGGCGATCCAGGGCCAGGCGGCGCCGGGCTCGATCTTCAAGGTCGTCCCGACCACCGCCGCGATCAACGCCGGCTACTCCTTCAACGGGCCGTATCCCTGCACCAGCTCGTTCAACATCGGCAGCCAGGTCTTCAAGAACTTCGAGTCCGAGAACTACGGCGGGATCAGCCTCGGCCGCGCGCTGGAGGTCTCCTGCGACACCGTCTTCTACCACCTCGCCTACGAGCAGTGGAAGAAGGACGGCGGCAACAAGCCCAAGAAGAAGCCGGGGGACTGGTTCTACCGGACCGCCCACCAGTTCGGCCTCGGTAAGGAGACCGGCATCGACCTCCCCAACGAGGTCACCGGCCGGGTCCCGGACCGCCAGTGGAAGAAGGACTACTGGAAGGCCAACAAGGACGCCTGGTGCAAGACCGGCAAGAAGGACGGGAACTACGGCCAGCGGATCGCCTACGAGAACTGCCTCGAAGGCATGAAGATGCGCGCCGGTGACTCCGTGAACTACTCCATCGGCCAGGGTGACACCCTCGTCACCCCGATCCAGATGGCCACCATCTACGCGGCCATCAGCAACGGCGGCACGCTCCACGACCCGACCGTCGGCAAGGCGATCGTCAGCCCCGACGGCAAGGACATCCAGGAGATCAAGCCGAAGGCGCACGGCAAGCTGCCGATGAAGGGCCAGACCCGCGACAAGATCGACAGCGCGCTCGCGGGCGTCGCCACCCGGGGCACCGCCGCCTGGCGGTTCCAGGGCTGGCCGCAGAGCAAGATCCCGATGCATGCCAAGACCGGTACCGCGGAGGTCTACGGCAAGCAGACCACCTCGTGGTTCGCCACGTACACCAAGGACTACACGGTCGTCATGACGATCTCCCAGGGTGGTACCGGCTCCGGCGCCTCCGGCCCCGCCGTGCGCAAGATCTACAACGCGCTGTACGGGGTCGACGCCAAGGGCGGCATCGACAAGAAGAAGGCGCTGCTGCCCCAGCCGCAGGCCGAACTGCCGAAGATCTCGTCGGACGGCTCCATCGAGTCCCAGCCGCTCGGCAAGCAGTTCGAGGCGGCCGCGCGGGAGCGGCGGCGGGGAGCTGATTCATGA
- a CDS encoding peptidoglycan D,D-transpeptidase FtsI family protein has product MNKPLRRASVFSLLLVLALLAWVTYVQLARGDSLREDPRNARVAISEYAGPLGDIIAGGKPVTGSAATKGDLKYKRTYTDGKLWAPITGYASQSYGSTQVEALERQVLDGSDSRLKNPLEAVTRERSKPGDVITTINPAVQKAAYEGLGNKTGAAVALDPTTGAVLGMASTPSYDPGTFAGSSTADQKAWTALQKDDKQPMLNRALRQTYPPGSTFKVLVAAAALENGLYSSVDEPTKSPDPYRLPGTVTDMHNENRSAPCENANIRTALQYSCNTVFAKMAVDLGQSKVAAEAKKLGFDDAELDIPVRAAKSTYPSGMNDSQTALTGMGQFDVTATPLQMAMVSSAIANDGKLMTPYEVDRTTDGSASALDRTSAKTYSQAMSRHTASELQSAMRTVVDQGTGTNAKISGVTVGGKTGTAQHGENNSANPYAWFISYADAGGGHKVAVAVVVEDSDAARADISGGGLAGPIAKSMMNAALADTGS; this is encoded by the coding sequence ATGAACAAGCCGCTGAGAAGGGCATCGGTGTTCTCGCTGCTGCTCGTGCTGGCCCTGCTCGCCTGGGTCACCTATGTGCAGTTGGCGAGAGGCGACAGTCTCCGGGAGGACCCGCGCAACGCCCGGGTGGCCATCTCCGAGTACGCCGGGCCGCTGGGCGACATCATCGCCGGCGGCAAGCCGGTCACCGGCTCGGCCGCCACCAAGGGCGACCTGAAGTACAAGCGCACCTACACGGACGGGAAGCTCTGGGCGCCGATCACCGGCTACGCCTCCCAGTCCTACGGCAGCACTCAGGTGGAGGCCCTGGAGCGGCAGGTGCTCGACGGCTCCGACAGCCGGCTGAAGAACCCGCTCGAGGCGGTGACGCGGGAGCGGTCCAAGCCGGGCGACGTGATCACCACGATCAACCCGGCCGTGCAGAAGGCCGCCTACGAGGGGCTGGGGAACAAGACCGGCGCGGCCGTGGCGCTCGACCCCACCACCGGCGCCGTCCTGGGCATGGCCAGCACCCCCTCGTACGACCCCGGCACCTTCGCGGGCTCCTCCACGGCGGACCAGAAGGCGTGGACCGCGCTCCAGAAGGACGACAAGCAGCCGATGCTGAACCGCGCGCTGCGCCAGACGTACCCGCCGGGCTCCACCTTCAAGGTCCTGGTCGCCGCCGCGGCGCTGGAGAACGGGCTGTACTCGTCGGTGGACGAGCCGACCAAGAGCCCGGATCCGTACCGGCTGCCGGGCACGGTCACCGATATGCACAACGAGAACAGGTCGGCGCCCTGTGAGAACGCGAACATACGCACCGCCCTGCAGTACTCGTGCAACACGGTCTTCGCGAAGATGGCCGTGGACCTCGGCCAGTCCAAGGTGGCGGCGGAGGCCAAGAAGCTGGGCTTCGACGATGCCGAGCTGGACATCCCGGTGCGCGCCGCGAAGAGCACCTACCCGAGCGGCATGAACGACTCGCAGACGGCCCTGACCGGTATGGGACAGTTCGATGTGACGGCCACTCCGCTGCAGATGGCGATGGTCTCGTCGGCCATCGCGAACGACGGCAAGCTGATGACCCCGTACGAGGTCGACCGCACCACGGACGGCAGCGCGTCCGCCCTGGACCGGACCTCGGCCAAGACCTACAGCCAGGCGATGTCCCGGCACACCGCGTCCGAGCTGCAGTCCGCGATGCGGACGGTCGTGGACCAGGGCACCGGGACCAACGCGAAGATTTCCGGGGTGACGGTGGGCGGCAAGACCGGCACCGCCCAGCACGGTGAGAACAACAGCGCCAATCCGTACGCGTGGTTCATCAGTTACGCGGACGCCGGCGGCGGCCACAAGGTCGCGGTCGCGGTGGTGGTCGAGGACAGCGACGCGGCCCGTGCCGACATCTCCGGCGGCGGTCTGGCGGGGCCGATCGCCAAGTCGATGATGAACGCGGCACTGGCCGATACCGGCTCGTGA
- the mreD gene encoding rod shape-determining protein MreD has translation MHLNRIVLSTCLVVFALVVQICVLARLQLPGAVPDLLLLVVLGLALVYGHTGGALIGFGAGLLADFAPPADHAAGRYALVLCVIGYLAGLAKPETGQLRSATGPMLVVVAAAIGATLLYAGVGILVGDDAARQVGLGKLLFTAALYDLLLAPFTVPLIMGLARRSENDPMADSAGGGESPSRWISTAGGVSTGRIGRMSRLRRPGRTPRIGSQRGGLLARTGKNRTARIKGVKRL, from the coding sequence CTGCACCTCAACCGGATCGTCCTGTCGACCTGCCTGGTGGTCTTCGCCCTCGTCGTCCAGATCTGCGTACTGGCCCGCCTCCAACTGCCCGGCGCCGTTCCGGACCTGCTGCTGCTCGTCGTGCTCGGTCTCGCGCTCGTCTACGGCCACACCGGCGGCGCGCTCATCGGCTTCGGCGCGGGGCTGCTCGCCGACTTCGCCCCGCCGGCCGACCACGCCGCGGGCCGCTACGCCCTGGTGCTCTGCGTCATCGGCTATCTGGCCGGGCTCGCCAAGCCGGAGACGGGCCAGCTGAGGTCGGCCACCGGGCCGATGCTGGTGGTCGTGGCGGCGGCCATCGGCGCCACGCTGCTGTACGCCGGGGTCGGCATCCTCGTCGGCGACGACGCGGCCCGTCAGGTGGGCCTGGGCAAGCTGCTGTTCACCGCGGCCCTCTACGACCTGCTGCTGGCACCCTTCACGGTGCCGCTGATCATGGGGCTCGCCAGACGGAGTGAGAACGATCCGATGGCCGACAGCGCGGGCGGCGGCGAGAGCCCGTCCCGCTGGATCAGCACGGCGGGCGGTGTCAGCACCGGCCGGATCGGCCGGATGAGCCGGCTCAGGCGCCCGGGCCGGACGCCCCGGATCGGCAGCCAGCGCGGCGGGCTGCTGGCCCGTACCGGGAAGAACAGGACGGCACGCATCAAGGGGGTCAAGCGCCTGTGA